One Rouxiella sp. S1S-2 genomic window, GGCATTCATTCGGCGCGCCAGGCGGCGCAAGGTTGCAGCGGGCCAGGATGGATTAATAAATTCGTGGGTCAGTTGCAGGTCACGAATGCGGATTTCTCGCGCGACGGTGTAAATCAGATCCTCCGGCTGCGCAAAGCGGTTAACCAGCGGATTGGTGTTCAAAGACAGAGTGAGTGCCATCATTGCCCCCTTAATCAGCCGACATTGGCCTGCAAAATCACCGGCGGTCGTGCACCCAGCGTCTGTTCAAACCACTGTTCAAAAGCCGCAGTTTGCTCTGGTGTAAGGTGCAGCCCGTGTTTGGTGCGACGCTTGAGGATGTCCTCAGCGCGTTGCGCCCACTCGGTTTTCACCAGATAGCGCGCTTCGGCCTCATAAAACTGACGGCCAAAATGACGGCCAAGGCTCGAAAGCGACGTCGCGCCGCCAATAATGTCGCGGGTTCGCGCACCGTAAAGACGACCATAATGCTTGCGTAACGCCTGCGGCAACCAAGGGTAATCCTGCTGGAGCTGTTGACTGAAGGTGTCGAAATCAGCGTGCTCAATTTCACCGCCGGGCAATACGCCCTCTCGCGTCCAGTCCGGTCCCATATGGGGTAAAAAGGGCGTCAGGCGCTGCATGGCATGCTCGGCCAGTTTGCGGAAGGTGGTAATTTTGCCGCCAAAAACGTGCAGCAAGGGCGCGCCGCCTTGGGTATCCAAGTCAAAGACGTAGTCGCGGGTGACAGCCGAAGGATTGCCTTTGCCGTCGTCAAACAGCGGACGCACGCCTGAGAAGTGAGTAATCACGTCCTCGCGGCGCAGTTTCACTTTAAAATAGCGATTCACCGCATCCATCAGGTATTGAATTTCGCTTTCATCGGCCACCACGTCTTCTGCGCGACCTTGATAGGGAATATCGGTGGTGCCAATGAGCGCTTTGTCTCCCTCATAGGGATTGATAAATATTACTCGTTTATCATGGTTTTGCACCAGATAGGCCTGCTGACCTTCCCAGAACTTCGGCACAATAATGTGGGAACCTTTCACCAGCCGCACCTTGCGGGAACTGGTGGTGTGCGTCACCTGATTAACGATGTCCAACACCCACGGACCCGCGGCGTTAATCAGCACGCGGGCGCTCACCTGACGCAGCTCACCGCTGTTTTCATCACGCAGGGTAATATTCCAGCGGTCTGGGCTGCGCTTGGCAGACACACAGGTGGTACGGGTGGCAATCGTTGCGCCCTTCTCTTTGGCATCCAACGCATTTAGGGTGACCAGTCGGGCATCATCCACCCAGCAGTCGGAATACTCAAAGCCCCGTTGATAGCGGTTAAGCAGCGGCGCCCCTTCCGGGCAACGCTCAAGATTCAGTGAACGGGTACCGGGCAGTTTTTTGCGGCCTCCGAGATGGTCATAAAGAAAGAGTCCCAGACGAACCAGCCAGGCGGGCCTGTCCTGCGGGCTATGTGGCAGCACAAAGCGCATCGGCCAAATGATATGGCAGGCAGAATTAAGCAACACTTCGCGCTCAATCAGCGCCTCACGAACCAGGCGAAATTCATAATATTCGAGATAACGCAGGCCGCCGTGCACCAACTTGCCGGAGCGCGAAGAAGTGCCCTGTGCCAAATCGTCTTTCTCGCACATCATAACTGACAGTCCTCGCCCGGCAGCATCGCGGGCAATACCGGCACCGTTAATCCCGCCGCCAATAACGAAAACATCCAACAAGCCTGACTCACTCATTGTTTACTCCTTTATGAATTGACTGCAGCTCAGTCCACACCGGCGGTAAAGTGAGACGCGTTTGCTGATAGGTTGCAAAAAGCCGACGATAATGTTCATTCAACTCGGCCGGCGGGGCTTCGGCAGCGCTAAGCAGCGGCGTAACCCAGGTGGCGATGCAACTGTCCATATTCGGATAGGCGCCGATAGCCACCGCGGCCATCATCGCCGCACCGGCAGCACCGGCCTCGTCGCGGGTGCTAACGCGCACCGGCGCACCAATGCAGGCCGACATAATTTGCCGCACCTTGGCCGAGCGCACCGCGCCGCCGGAAAGACGCAGTTCGCGGGGAGGAAGGTCAGACATGACTTGATAACAGTCGCGCGAGGCCATGCCGATACCTTCTATTACCGCTCTCAGTAAATCGGCATAGCCGTGGCTGTAGCGCAGCCCAATAAAACTGGCGCGCGCATCGGCATTAACAAAAGGGCCGCGCTCCCCGGCGAGGGAGATATAAGGGTGATACATCAGGCCGTCGGGATGCGTTGTCGCTAGCCATTTGTCGAGATGCTTAACCAGCGTGGCGTGATCTGCCGTGCCGCCAAACTCCTCTATTAAAGACAACGTCATGTTCAGCAACCAGTCCAGATTCAGCGTTGACGCCATATTGGTTTGCACCTGCGTCACCTGATGCGGCGAAGGCAGCGTGATGACGTAGCCAGTTTGTTGCTGATTTAGAAATACCTCGGAAGAGTGCACCGAGCGCATATGAACACCGGTAGAGCCAATAATCGAGCAGGCGGTGTTTTTATGCCCGGTATGAACCCCAGCCCCTAATCCGGTCATTACCATATCGACGTAGCCCAGACAAACCGGCGTTCCGGCCAGCAGCCCAATCGCCTCGGCCGCTTCTGCCGTCAGCGGATGTGTAACCTGGGTGCCTTCAACAATTTCAGGCAGCAGATAACGGCGGTCACTGAGGCCCAACGCCTCGATAACCACGTCTTCATAACCGCGATGACGAAAGTTGCCGAAGGTAAAGCTGGCTTCTGAAGGGTCGGTGGCACGCACCCCGGTGAGATTGAGATACAGCCAGTCCTTGCAGTGCATCGCTACTTCGGCTTGCTCGAGCTGCTGACGATGAGGACTGTTTTTGCCGTTCATATAGGCGAGCTGCGCGCCCTGCTGGCAGGTATTGAGGCCCGTGCCGGTGGCTTCGAAGCGCTGACGCGAAAGTGCAGAATGCTCCAGCGCCTTAACGGTTTCAGCCGCGCGGGCATCAAGCCAGATCCACGCATCACCGACCGGACGATTGTCTTTGCCCACCAGCCAAGTCCCGTCGCCTTGCGCTGTGACAGCCAACGCCACCACGCGCGAGGAGAGGTTTTCAATCTCATCGGCCAAGTGTCGAATGGCCGAGACGCAGTCTTGCCAGGTTCTGTCCATTGACTGCAGTGCCGAGCCGTCCTCACCGCGCTGATAGGTGTTTCTTACCGAGGCACAGCCCAATTGTTGACCCTCAAGGTCAAACGCGACGGCCTTTACTACCGAGGTTCCGGAGTCAATGCCGAGAATAATGTCGCGGTTATCCATTTATCACTCCCGAAAGTAGAAGGGCAAACCAAACATATCACTAACCTAACACGAAGAATGAATTAATTTTCACTGAAAATAAAATTTTTCAATTGAGTAAGCGTGTTTGATCACAATTTTGTTGCATAATTGATCACATCTAACGTGAAAATCATTATTGTTTATAGACCAGCTCCAGGGAAATTCGCGGCGGATAGGCGGAACTCTTTTTTAAGTTGATTTCACAACCCTCTTATCACCTCGCACAGTGATAATTATAAATTAATAATACAAACAATAATTTAAATAAAAAACCCACAAAATCAGTCAGCGACAAGATGTTCAAAATAGCAACAAAACGTCGTTTACAGGTCAGGAAAGAGATCCAGATCTCCAACCAGAAATAAATCGGCTAAACCGGTTGACAAGATTTATTGGCTATCACATTTTTAACGCTACTTGTTATCATATTTATAACATCGAGCAGCGCAGAAGATAACGTAAAGATAGGGTAGTAATCACACTAACTGTGGGATAACACCCTAATGAGCGCGAAAAAAGACACCATGAGGTCAACGCAATGACGACGCTAAGCACCCTTTCAAACCAGGTGATGCCCAGAACCCTAAAAAGGCTCGGTATCGCCCTGCTCGTGACGCTGGCCGTAGCCGCCGCCATTGGCCTGAATACTAAAGTGGTCAAAATCGGTTCTGCAGAAGACATAGCCGAGCAGGCTTTCTCGCCGGATAAATACGGCGAGAAAGCATTTCCTGAAATTCAGAAAAACGTCGAAGCACGCGCAGTTGATGCCTCAACGTTGGCGTCGGCGATCGCCGCTGACCCCAATGCGGCGGCGACAAAATACGGCGTTGGCAACCCAATGCCGGTGTTTTCTATCACGCTGACTGGCGTCGTAGGAGAAGGCGAATTGGGTGTTTATCCACTGAAAGTTGCCGGACTGCCCGATGACATTAGAGTCCGGCTGCAGACCGGCCCAGCAATAAACGGCACTGACCTGCGCGATGCCAGCGGCACTATTCAGTTTGGCGATTTCAAAAATCAGATTGAGTACCAGAACGCGGGATCCGGGATTAATCGGGCGATGAAAAAAGCGGTGCTGGGTAGCATTGATAATCAGCACCTTACGGGAAAAACCGTCAAGGTTACCGGCGTGTTCCGCCTGCTTAATCCGAAAAACTGGCTGGTTACGCCTGTAGGGATGACGGTGCAATGAAAACCCTAAACTCAGCCGAAGCCAACACCTCGCGCACAGAAGGTGAGGTTGTACTGTCGGCACGCAATGTCAGTAAAGTCTATGGATCAACGCACGCGCTGAAAGAGGTCGATTTCGACATTCGCTGCGGCCAGGTGACGACCCTGTTTGGCGAAAACGGCGCGGGTAAATCAACGCTGATGAAGATCCTCTCCGGCGTGGTAACACCCAGTTCAGGGCAAATTATTCTCAACGGCGAGCCGATTACGTTTGCCTCGACCAATCAGGCACGTGAATGCGGCATTTCAATAATTCATCAGGAACTCAATCTGTCGCCGAACATGAACGTGCGCGACAACATCTTCGTCGGCAGAGAAATTCACGGCATCACTGGGGTTAATTTCGCCGAAGAGGAGCGCATCGCGCGTTCGCTAATGGAGGAACTTGAAGAGGATATCGATCCGCTGACACTGGTAGAAGACTTGCGCCTGGGCCAGCAGCAGATTGTGGAAATTGCCCGCGCGCTGTCGGTGAAATCACGCATCCTGATTATGGACGAACCGACCTCTGCACTGAGTGCCACCGAGGTCGAAGTACTGTTCAAAATTATTCGTGATTTAACCAGCCGCGGCGTCGCCATCGTTTATATTTCGCATCATTTAGAAGAAGCGCTGGAAATTACCGACCGCGCCGTGGTGCTGCGAGACGGCGTGATGACCGCCTACGCCAAACGCGAAGAGATAAACCTCGAGTGGATCGTACGCAACATGGTGGGGGAGCACTTCGATCTGGGCTCTCCGCCGACCGGCTATGAGTTTGGCAACGTTGCGCTCGCGGTAAATCAGCTGACGGTGAAAGGCCCGACCGGGATCAAAGTGGTCGATAACCTGTCGCTGGAGGTGCGGGCGGGAGAAATTGTCTGTATCTACGGCCTGATGGGCGCGGGGCGCACCGAACTGATGGAGTGCATCGCCGGGCGCATGTCCGCCGAAAAAGGCACCATTACACTGAATAACCGGCCAATTTCAGGACTCAGCATCGCTGACCGTATCGAAAACGGGCTGGCGCTGGTGCCCGAAGATCGCCAGCGCGACGGTCTGATCCAGACCATGACCGTAGGAGAAAACCTCACTTTAGCCAGCATCGGCGAATTTGTGCGCCGGTTGGTGCTTTCCCCCAAACGGGAAAAACAGCTGGTTAATGACTCGATTCGCAACGTCACGGTGAAAACCTCCGGCGGAGAAGCCACCATCGGTTCACTCTCCGGAGGCAATCAGCAAAAAGTGGTGATTGGTAAAATGCTGGCCACCCATCCCAAGGTTATTTTGCTCGACGAACCCAGCCGCGGTATTGATATCGGCGCCAAGGCGGAGGTGTTCAAACTGCTGGCAGAAAACGCGCGCAGAGGATTGGCGGTACTCTATTCGACCTCGGAAGTGGGTGAATGCCTGAGCGTGGCACACCGAATCGTGGTCATGAGCAAAGGACATATTTCCGCCATTTTCGATGCCAACGTCAGTAAAGAACAGATCATGGCCGCTTCAGGCGAATCGCTTGTTGCCTGACACATAACACGACAGATCTCATCTCACCCAATATGGGAAACGAATTATCATGAACGACAGAACCCATGCTTTAAGCACCCCGCATGCGCCGGCGGTGAAAAAAAAGGCCAATTCGCGCGGCTTTAGTCTGGCCAAGCTGCTGCTTGAGGGGCGGGCATTTTTTGCCCTGCTGCTGATTATTGTGGTTTTCTCATTCTTGTCGCCGAACTATTTTGAGTCCGCCAATTTCCTGACCATGGCGTCTCACGTTGCTATCTTCGGCCTGCCCGCGATTGGCATGCTGCTGGTTATCCTCAACGGCGGCATCGACCTGTCGGTTGGCTCAACGCTTGGCCTGACTGGCGTGTTCGCCGGCTTTCTGATGCAGGGCGTCAACCTGCAAGCCTTTGGCGTCATTCTTTACTTCCCGGTGTGGGCGGTGGTGATTTTGACCCTCGCACTGGGCGCCATCGTCGGGCTTATCAACGGCGTACTGATCGCCATTTTCCGCGTGCCGGCCTTCGTCGCCACCCTCGGCTCTTTGTATGTTGCCCGCGGCATCGCCCTGCTGATGACCAATGGTCTGACCTACAACAAGCTCTCGGGTGAAGCCGCGCTGGGCAATACCGGTTTCGACTGGCTCGGATTTAACCGCATCTTTACTATCCCGATTGGCGTCTTGACGCTGTTAGTCATTGCCCTGGCCTGCGGATTTTTACTCAGCCGTACAGCGTTTGGCCGCTGGCTGTATGCCTCCGGTGGCAATGAACGCGCCGCCGACCTCTCTGGCGTACCGGTTAAAAAAGTCAAAATTGCCGTTTATGTCCTTTCCGGCGTCTGCGCGGCTATTGCAGGACTGGTGCTCTCTTCTCAGCTGACCTCGGCTGGACCAACGGCAGGCACGACCTATGAACTGACCGCCATCGCCGCCGTGGTTATCGGTGGTGCGGCTCTGACCGGCGGTCGCGGCAACGTTCGCGGTACGCTGCTGGGCGCGTTTGTCATCGGTTTTCTTTCTGATGGATTGGTGATCATCGGCGTTTCAGCCTATTGGCAAACCGTGTTCACCGGTGCAGTTATTGTACTGGCCGTACTGCTTAACACCCTGCAATACGGGCGACGCAGCAAGTAGTCTGTGGTTGATAAAAAAAGAAAAACTCTACCCCTACAACACTGGAGTATCCAACATGTTCCATAACAGCAAACGTTTCATCATGATTGCCGCCGTCGCCGCCATGACGGTGTTCTCTACCCCGTCGTGGGCGGCTAAAGGGCTGATGACGATTATCGTCAACGACCCGTCCAACCCTTACTGGTACACAGAAGGTCAGGTTGCCAAAGCACAGGCCGAGAAATTGGGCTATTCCGCCACGGTCAGCGCCCATAAAGGCGATACCAACACCGAAAGCCAGCTGATTGATACGGCGATCACCAACAAATCTAAAGCGATTATTCTTGACCCGGCCAATGCCGACGGCTCCGTCGGTTCAGTTAAAAAAGCCATTGCTGCCGGTATCCCGGTATTTGTGATTAACGCCGAGCTTAACCAAAGCGGGCTGGCAAAAGCCCAGCTGGTTTCAAACAATGCGCAAGGTGCAGCACTGGGTGCCATGCAGTGGGTTAAAGCAGTAGGTGATTCTGGCAATTATGTAGAACTGCTCGGTTCTCAGTCCGACAACAACGCGGCAACTCGCGCCAACGGTTACGACACGGTACTGTCGCAGTATCCTGACCTGAAACAGGTCGCGAAAGATGTCGCCAACTGGGACCGCACTCAAGGTTACAACAAAATGCAGTCAATGCTGCAGGCTCACCCGGATATCAAAGGGGTTATCAGCGGTAATGATGAAATGGCACTGGGCGCTATCGCCGCGCTGAAAGAGGCCGGTAAACTGGATCAGGTTAAAGTGGGCGCTTTTGATGGTTCACCTGATGCGGTTGACGCCGTCAAAGCCGGCACGCTGGCCTATACGGTGATGCAGCCTGTGGCGGTGTTTGCTGCAAAAGCCATTGATGAAGCCGATACCTTTTTGAAAACTGGTAAAACCGGCGCGGCTCAGGAAAAGCAACTGTTTGACTGCGTGCTGATCACTAAAGAAAACGCGGCGAAATATACCTCACCGTTTGTACTGTCAGAATAATTTACACCTAACCGAAACGCTGATTTGCCAAACCGGGAAATCAGCGTTGTAATAGGCCGTTTTGCAACAGGACACCCCAACTGGTGAGTTAAATGATGGGGTTACGATAATTCGTCTTTTGGATATCACTATGGCCCAGGCACCACAAAATAATGCTGTTGACGTTTTTATGGCAGAAGCCCTGCCAAGCGACAGCCGTCAGGCACGGCAACTTGCGCGTCGTCAGCTTATTGTTGAAGCGGTGATGGCAGAAAGCGCCATGCGCATTGAAGACATCACCGAGCGTTTCAGTATCAGCCTGATGACCGCGCACCGTGATATTGATGAACTGGTCGAGCGCGGCCTGCTGAGAAAATCGCGCGGCGTCGTCTCAGCCACACCCACGAGCCTGATTGAATCCAGCGACGTCTATCGCTCCACCCGCCAGCTTGAAGAAAAATGCGCGCTCGCCGAGGTTGCCGCAGGCTATCTTGAACCCGGACAGGCAATATTTTTTGATGATTCCACCACCGTTTTGCAAATGGCCCGCTTTCTGCCTTCCAAAGCACCACTCACCGTTATCACCAACTCACTGACCGTGATGACCGAACTAAAGGAGATGCGCGACATCACGTTGATGGGCCTTGGCGGTCAGTTTTATAACTGGTGTAATGCCTTTATGGGCCAGATGACTCGCAATGAAATCAATAACCTGCGAGCAGACATGTTTTTTGTCAGCATGTCGGCCATTATTGACGACCGGGTATTTCACCAGTCGGCCGAAATGGTTGAAACCAAACGTGCCATGTTTGATTCCGCCCAAAAGCGCATTTTACTGGTTGATCACACGAAATTCGAACGCCGCGCCCTGCACAGTTTTGCTCACCTTTCGGAATTTGACGTGGTCATCGTCAATCAGGGCACACCGCTGCCGATTATTCAGCGCATGAAGGATAAAAACATCAACGTAGTGGTCGCCCCGATGAAACCGCAATCGGTGCAGCATGCAAACCTTTAGCGCCGCCCAAGTCATATTCATGGGCGGCAATCAGTCACCGCTAACGGTTTCTTAAATCAATCTTGAAGTCTTCGTTTTCTGTGTTGTCACTCCCCAACTTAACAATCACGATACCGTCAGTGAGTGCAACTGAGCCGCTGGATGGCCAAGTGCTCATGCTCTTGGAATAAGCCACTAATTCACTGACTTTATCATCAGGTGGTTGCGTAAAGTTGGCAAGGTTAATGACTTTCAAGTAGTTAAGGATGCGATATCTTTTGCCTTCAAAGAATGAGAAACCGAACGCATCAGAGTTTTCTATTTTCCAGACATTCTGAGGCGTGAAAGTTCCTGTAAAGAATACCGGGGTTTTGGTTTCGTCAAAGCCGTCGACCTTTTCATGTATTCTGCTAACAATCTCTTGAGCTACGTAGGAATCCGCTTCACGCGCCGCGTAATCGCTGTAGAAAAGTTTACTGGAAAAGAGACAGGCGAAGAACAGTATCACGACAGAGAAGATGATTCCGACGTCACGTTTTTGCGTGGCGAAAATGACAAAGGTAATTAACCCAGCAAAGACCATCGGTGCTTCAATTAACGTTCGTGGTGGAAGGTTAGAGCCAATACCTATATTTATTGCAAATACGGAAATTAATGCCAAGAAGCCACAAAGGAAGATCTCGAGTCTTTTTCTCTTGAACGCAATGATCAGTATTGCCAACAGTGCAGGCAAGACGAATGAGAAATGCTTCATCCCATAAGGCGCAAAGATAAATGAGGTGTATTTTATGACACTGCCAAAACCAAACTTAATTCCGTGGGCAACACCCAAATTCCAGCCGATAAAATCAGCTAAATACGGGGACTGACTGACCCCAAAAGCCTTCATCACGAGAATAAGAATAATTTTGTAAACAATGTAGGAAGCGATGAGCAGGGCTAAGAGTCGAATCAAACTCTTAATTGAATTACCAAGACTGGTTTTATATTCAGGCTCATTGCGGAAGTAGTCAAACATCTCTTTTAACAGGAAAATAGTTATTGGTGTAACGATTGACGATTGGTAAATAGAGATGGCAAATGCGTTGGCTAACACGAAAATGATACTATTTTTCAGCGACTTCTCGGCAAAAAACAAAATTGACACAGTGGTCAAAAAGACTGAAATTCCGTAGGTGTCAGCCTGGTTACCAAATTCAAGCTGGAACGCCGCCTGTGGCATACCAACGAGCAAAATCGAGAAAATAACCGAATGGACCAAGTCCAGCTTAAGATACTTGCAGATAAATATATTGGATAACGCCAGGAAAATGATACCTGTCGTTATTGAAAAGAAAGGTAGCCAGGGCTCAGGTAAAACGTACATATGCAGAAGAGTGTGGCCCCACCTCCCCAATGAAAGAGTATGCAATGAATTATTCATATACTCTTCGTCGACCGAAAGGGTAAAGTGACTTATTTCAAATCCATAGACAAATAAGTAAGCCACTAACGACGTAATAAATACATAAGCGCTATTGTCTTTTAACCTGATCATTTCTTATCTCTCAATATAAATTTCGGCCTGTTTTTAACTTCATTGTAAATTCTGCCAATATATTCACCCAAGATGCCAATCCCAATTAACTGCACCCCGCCCAAGAACAGTACAGATACGAGAAGTGAGGGATATCCTCTCACCGGGTTGCCATAAAACAACGTGGTTAAAATAATCCACATGCCAAATAAAAAAGCAAAACTTGAAATGAGAACGCCAATATACATCCATATTCTAAGGGGAAACGTTGAAAAACTCGTTATCCCTTCAACAGCAAGATTCCAAAGCTTCCAGCCGTTGAATTTTGTTCCGCCGACAACACGCGCTTTTCTCTTATACTCGACGATTGCTGTCTCACCCCCTACCCATGAAAGGATCCCCTTCATAAACAGATTTTTCTCAGGTAAAAGTTTAATATGTTCAACAACAGAGCGTGAAATCAATCTAAAATCACCGACATTTTCTTCAATTTGTGGATTACTAATTTTGTTATGTAAGGTGTAAAACCACTCTGCCGTTTTTCTTTTAAGCAGGCTGTCGCTGGTACGGTCCATTCTTTTAGCAAGCACAATGTCAGCTCCCTGCTCCCACTTTTCAATCAGTAATGGAACGACTTCGATAGGATCCTGTAGATCGACGTCAATAGGGATTACTGCATCACCGGTCGCTTTTTCCAGACCGCAGAAAAGTGCAGGCTCTTTGCCAAAGTTACGAGTAAAGGAAAAAACGTTGACCAGAGGATCGGCTGTTTCAAGCATATTTAGGATGTTTTCAGTCGAGTCTGTGCTTCCATCATTGATGAACACCAACTCAACCTCATATTTTTTTAAAGCCTCCAGCTCCCTTACTGTCTTGTAGAAAATAGGTATCGCTTCTTCTTCATTTAATACGGGGATGACTAACGATATTTTCATCTTTTTTCCTAAATACAACTAATTTTGAGAATAAAAACCCGAAAATCAAACTCACCAAGGAGAACTCTACAAGCGTTATTATTGGATTGATGTGTAATTTGTCCGAGATCCATCCGCACAGTGCGCTGAGCACGCCCATAAACGCAACAAAGATTATGTAGCCTTTTGACGTGGCTTTTTGTTCAAAAGTGAATTTTGAATTAGCAAAGAACGAGAATGTCACAGAGACAATAAATGCAATGATATTGCTTACAGCCTGTGTTTGACCGAAATAGTAAAGTAACGAAAATATAACCCAATGTATTACCGTGTTAAAAACACCAACGCCAACATAACGTATAAATAACGCAAACATAGACCTTCCCCTAACCTTTGATTTACTCCATTGCAACTGGCTTGCGGTAGGTAACCGCGCTCTGTTGCGCCTATGGCCACGACCTTTCCACCGTTGATGGAAAT contains:
- a CDS encoding glycerol-3-phosphate dehydrogenase, whose product is MSESGLLDVFVIGGGINGAGIARDAAGRGLSVMMCEKDDLAQGTSSRSGKLVHGGLRYLEYYEFRLVREALIEREVLLNSACHIIWPMRFVLPHSPQDRPAWLVRLGLFLYDHLGGRKKLPGTRSLNLERCPEGAPLLNRYQRGFEYSDCWVDDARLVTLNALDAKEKGATIATRTTCVSAKRSPDRWNITLRDENSGELRQVSARVLINAAGPWVLDIVNQVTHTTSSRKVRLVKGSHIIVPKFWEGQQAYLVQNHDKRVIFINPYEGDKALIGTTDIPYQGRAEDVVADESEIQYLMDAVNRYFKVKLRREDVITHFSGVRPLFDDGKGNPSAVTRDYVFDLDTQGGAPLLHVFGGKITTFRKLAEHAMQRLTPFLPHMGPDWTREGVLPGGEIEHADFDTFSQQLQQDYPWLPQALRKHYGRLYGARTRDIIGGATSLSSLGRHFGRQFYEAEARYLVKTEWAQRAEDILKRRTKHGLHLTPEQTAAFEQWFEQTLGARPPVILQANVG
- a CDS encoding FGGY-family carbohydrate kinase produces the protein MDNRDIILGIDSGTSVVKAVAFDLEGQQLGCASVRNTYQRGEDGSALQSMDRTWQDCVSAIRHLADEIENLSSRVVALAVTAQGDGTWLVGKDNRPVGDAWIWLDARAAETVKALEHSALSRQRFEATGTGLNTCQQGAQLAYMNGKNSPHRQQLEQAEVAMHCKDWLYLNLTGVRATDPSEASFTFGNFRHRGYEDVVIEALGLSDRRYLLPEIVEGTQVTHPLTAEAAEAIGLLAGTPVCLGYVDMVMTGLGAGVHTGHKNTACSIIGSTGVHMRSVHSSEVFLNQQQTGYVITLPSPHQVTQVQTNMASTLNLDWLLNMTLSLIEEFGGTADHATLVKHLDKWLATTHPDGLMYHPYISLAGERGPFVNADARASFIGLRYSHGYADLLRAVIEGIGMASRDCYQVMSDLPPRELRLSGGAVRSAKVRQIMSACIGAPVRVSTRDEAGAAGAAMMAAVAIGAYPNMDSCIATWVTPLLSAAEAPPAELNEHYRRLFATYQQTRLTLPPVWTELQSIHKGVNNE
- a CDS encoding DUF2291 family protein, with protein sequence MTTLSTLSNQVMPRTLKRLGIALLVTLAVAAAIGLNTKVVKIGSAEDIAEQAFSPDKYGEKAFPEIQKNVEARAVDASTLASAIAADPNAAATKYGVGNPMPVFSITLTGVVGEGELGVYPLKVAGLPDDIRVRLQTGPAINGTDLRDASGTIQFGDFKNQIEYQNAGSGINRAMKKAVLGSIDNQHLTGKTVKVTGVFRLLNPKNWLVTPVGMTVQ
- a CDS encoding sugar ABC transporter ATP-binding protein; amino-acid sequence: MKTLNSAEANTSRTEGEVVLSARNVSKVYGSTHALKEVDFDIRCGQVTTLFGENGAGKSTLMKILSGVVTPSSGQIILNGEPITFASTNQARECGISIIHQELNLSPNMNVRDNIFVGREIHGITGVNFAEEERIARSLMEELEEDIDPLTLVEDLRLGQQQIVEIARALSVKSRILIMDEPTSALSATEVEVLFKIIRDLTSRGVAIVYISHHLEEALEITDRAVVLRDGVMTAYAKREEINLEWIVRNMVGEHFDLGSPPTGYEFGNVALAVNQLTVKGPTGIKVVDNLSLEVRAGEIVCIYGLMGAGRTELMECIAGRMSAEKGTITLNNRPISGLSIADRIENGLALVPEDRQRDGLIQTMTVGENLTLASIGEFVRRLVLSPKREKQLVNDSIRNVTVKTSGGEATIGSLSGGNQQKVVIGKMLATHPKVILLDEPSRGIDIGAKAEVFKLLAENARRGLAVLYSTSEVGECLSVAHRIVVMSKGHISAIFDANVSKEQIMAASGESLVA
- a CDS encoding ABC transporter permease, translating into MNDRTHALSTPHAPAVKKKANSRGFSLAKLLLEGRAFFALLLIIVVFSFLSPNYFESANFLTMASHVAIFGLPAIGMLLVILNGGIDLSVGSTLGLTGVFAGFLMQGVNLQAFGVILYFPVWAVVILTLALGAIVGLINGVLIAIFRVPAFVATLGSLYVARGIALLMTNGLTYNKLSGEAALGNTGFDWLGFNRIFTIPIGVLTLLVIALACGFLLSRTAFGRWLYASGGNERAADLSGVPVKKVKIAVYVLSGVCAAIAGLVLSSQLTSAGPTAGTTYELTAIAAVVIGGAALTGGRGNVRGTLLGAFVIGFLSDGLVIIGVSAYWQTVFTGAVIVLAVLLNTLQYGRRSK
- a CDS encoding D-ribose ABC transporter substrate-binding protein, translated to MFHNSKRFIMIAAVAAMTVFSTPSWAAKGLMTIIVNDPSNPYWYTEGQVAKAQAEKLGYSATVSAHKGDTNTESQLIDTAITNKSKAIILDPANADGSVGSVKKAIAAGIPVFVINAELNQSGLAKAQLVSNNAQGAALGAMQWVKAVGDSGNYVELLGSQSDNNAATRANGYDTVLSQYPDLKQVAKDVANWDRTQGYNKMQSMLQAHPDIKGVISGNDEMALGAIAALKEAGKLDQVKVGAFDGSPDAVDAVKAGTLAYTVMQPVAVFAAKAIDEADTFLKTGKTGAAQEKQLFDCVLITKENAAKYTSPFVLSE
- a CDS encoding DeoR/GlpR family DNA-binding transcription regulator; its protein translation is MAQAPQNNAVDVFMAEALPSDSRQARQLARRQLIVEAVMAESAMRIEDITERFSISLMTAHRDIDELVERGLLRKSRGVVSATPTSLIESSDVYRSTRQLEEKCALAEVAAGYLEPGQAIFFDDSTTVLQMARFLPSKAPLTVITNSLTVMTELKEMRDITLMGLGGQFYNWCNAFMGQMTRNEINNLRADMFFVSMSAIIDDRVFHQSAEMVETKRAMFDSAQKRILLVDHTKFERRALHSFAHLSEFDVVIVNQGTPLPIIQRMKDKNINVVVAPMKPQSVQHANL
- a CDS encoding glucosyltransferase domain-containing protein, producing the protein MIRLKDNSAYVFITSLVAYLFVYGFEISHFTLSVDEEYMNNSLHTLSLGRWGHTLLHMYVLPEPWLPFFSITTGIIFLALSNIFICKYLKLDLVHSVIFSILLVGMPQAAFQLEFGNQADTYGISVFLTTVSILFFAEKSLKNSIIFVLANAFAISIYQSSIVTPITIFLLKEMFDYFRNEPEYKTSLGNSIKSLIRLLALLIASYIVYKIILILVMKAFGVSQSPYLADFIGWNLGVAHGIKFGFGSVIKYTSFIFAPYGMKHFSFVLPALLAILIIAFKRKRLEIFLCGFLALISVFAINIGIGSNLPPRTLIEAPMVFAGLITFVIFATQKRDVGIIFSVVILFFACLFSSKLFYSDYAAREADSYVAQEIVSRIHEKVDGFDETKTPVFFTGTFTPQNVWKIENSDAFGFSFFEGKRYRILNYLKVINLANFTQPPDDKVSELVAYSKSMSTWPSSGSVALTDGIVIVKLGSDNTENEDFKIDLRNR